One Nicotiana tomentosiformis chromosome 1, ASM39032v3, whole genome shotgun sequence genomic window, aggactcaaagcatgccttacttgtgtaaattatattctttgatttatttatattaattgatatctatatgaatatattgtgaattgttagacaaagatattaaatgatggaaatctcataggctttattgtctgtttaaatcaattaattgttaaaagaaattgttctcctcccaattcatctcataattaatatactcttccggaggcacataagaaaatgtcctcctttcttgtggagcgggccgaatgccttggcaggatagatgcatctatggatcgcgccgcacctccctcggcagtgtacacaacactctggatcgggtcgtacgtcctcggtagaaatcgtgcttaataataataattatacgatactttaataaattatttcatcttgtgaagctaattaataaattaaaaaatccttggaatttaataaattattattcttgcttgttaaggaattaattgttactcctgtaaatgagatttaattgataaattggaaattatttgagttgaagaaatttaattaatatattgagaattgttacatttgaaggaatttgattattttcgctgattaaataaattatttgtaaattctgtaaatcatgttgatttgaatatcctaattttatttcaattattattgacccatagtgagtgtcaaagtcggccatctcgtctctaccactttgagattaggcttgatacttactgggtacacgttgtttacgtactcatactacacttgctgcactttttgtgcaggatctgagacaggtactagtggaggacctatcatcacatacccacgtcatcccgagacatagtggtgagctgcctttctgagctgttctgcagctaccagtgtctcttctgatatttatattctgtctattttatttcagacagtatttggaattttgtataatctactagatgctcatgtacttgtgacaccgggtcttggcacacacattgatagaaattgatattttattatcttcttggaataaaagtttaaccaatgtatgtttgacttattagttggcttgcctagctgtagtgttgggcgccatcacgacctataggtgaaattgggtcatgacaacatggtgtcagagcactaggttcacgtaggtctcacaagttatgagcagatctaatagagtcttgcggatcggtacggagacgtctgtacttatcttctagaggctatatggtgttaggaaactacctttcttcatattctatcgtgcaattgatgtagtactaaatatcctcttcttattctctcacagatggtgagaacacgctttaatgagattccagaccagggaagagctacccccccagttgctagaggccgaggcagaggccgagggagggctccagcccgtggtagagggcgaggacgtcccaggactattccggttatgccgccagtggatccagcagagaatcccattattgaggagcagggtgaggtgcctatggcagagccagctccggtggacttcacatctgcaccgggatttcaggatgtcttgggtcgtatactgcgattcatggataatatgactcaggccgatttattcccggcagacccagccacatctcaggcgggcgggggagaacagacccctaccgcgcaggctcatggataagcaactgctgtatatcagacccagggtgcactacccatgggtggagtccagccagtggcagcagctacacctgagcccaggccagctgtagccgcggatcctcagaaactattggacatatggactaggctacatcctcctgtcttcaggggtgagcgacataaggatccacaggatttcattgatcgttgcaaggatagactgtacaacatgaggatattggagtcccatggggttgattttcgctacttttcagctagagggtagagcccgtagatggtggcagtcttatgctcttggcagaccagcagattctcctcccatgacttgggacaggttcacccgtatcttcttggacaggtatattccaccctcccagagggaagagttgcggtttcagtttgagcagctccagcagggtcagatgtcagtgaccgattatgaggcgaggttttctgaattatctcgccatgcactaatgatactccctactgaggtggagagagtgcggaggtttgtagccggtttacatactggtattcaagccaatatggctcgagaggttgagatgggtacttcttatgagcgagttgtggagatagcccggaggattgagggtgtacgtcagcggagccgagagcagattatgagagataagcggttcaggtactctggagagttcagaggtgctccgtccgggggcagatgtcagttcgtgaggggacagtccagcagaccctcatatccagcaccaccacctcctcgaggtgcttcagtgcgaccttatctcaacgttatcccagagagttcttaccgcccactagctattcagggtcctccgagtgggtattcaggtccccagggccagacacttagtcaacagcccatcgcaccgaagagttgttacgagtgcggggatcccagtcacatgcagaggtcttgccccaggcttcggggtagaccagtacagcagggtcagcagcctatgcttaccggacaagttgctccaccagtagtccgaccacccagaggtggaggacaggtgggtaggggacgtcctagaggtggaggtcagccaggcggaggccagccagttggtgctccagctcggttctatgcttttccagctagaccagatgcagaggcctcagatgccgtgattacatgtattatttctgtttgtggcaaagatgcctcagtattatttgatccaggatctacgtattcatatgtgtcatctctatttgctccattactgggtgtttctcgtgagtccttgagtactcatgtttatgtatcCACTAATGTGGGCGATTCTGtcattgtgaaccggatctaccggtcttgtattattatattctgtggttatgaaactagagcagatctcctattgcttgagatgaccgattttgaaattattctgggtatggactggttatctccatatcatgctattctagattgtcatgccaagactgttaccttggctattccagcattgcctaagctggagtggaagggttcgtatgttagttcatttaatcgagttattttttttataaaggctcaacacatggttgagaagggttgtttggcttatctagcctatgttcgggatactactgcagagactccagctattgattcagtgcctgtagttcgggagttccccgatgtgtttccgtcagatcttccaggtatgccacctaatcgtgatattgatttctgtattgacttggcttcagatacccagcctatatctatcccaccgtatcgcatggctccgaaagaattgaaagaacagcttgaagagttactagccaaagggtttgtcagaccaagtgtatcgtcttggggtgcaccagtattgtttgtgaaaaagaaggatggaacaatgcggatgtgtattgattatcgccaattgaacaaagtcactattaagaacaagtacccgttgccgcgtattgatgatctatttgaccagttgtagggtgctagggtattctctaagatcgacttgaggtcggggtaccatcagttgaagattcgggattcggatgttccgaagactgctttccgtactagatatggtcattatgagtttctggtaatgtcttttggtttaactaatgccccggcaacgtttatggatctgatgaacatggtattcaggccatatattgactcatttgtcattgtcttcattgatgacattttgatctactcacgtagtaaggaggagcatgaacagcatatgagagtagtgtttcagacattgcgggaacaaaagctatatgctaagttctctaaatgtgagttttggctagagtctgtagcatttttgggacatatcgtatcgggcgaaggtattaaagttgatcccaaaaagattgaggcagttcagaattggcatcgtcccacttcgacgacggagatcaggagttttctgggtttgacaggttattatcgttggttcgtggaaggtttttcatctattgcaacacctttgaccaaattaacccagaagggtactccattccgatggtccgatgattgtgaggtgagctttcagaagctcaagacatcattgactacaacaccagtgttagtgttgccttctggttcggggatgtatacagtgtattgcgacgcttcgcgcattggcttgggttgtgtattgatgtaggaagggcaagttattgcatatgcttcacgtcagctgaagccccacgaaaagaattatccggtacatgatttggagttagctgcgattgttcacgctcttaagatttggaggcattatctttatggggtgtcttgcgaagtttacactgatcttcgcagtttgcagcatttgttcaagcagagggatctaaatttgaggcagcgcagatggctggagttactaaaagattatgatattatcttgtatcatccgggcaaagcaaatgtggttgcatatgccttgagcagaaaggcggagagtatgggtagtttggctttcatttcagtagaggaaaggccattagcctcagatattcaatccttggctaacagacttgtgaggctagatatttcagagcccagccgagttcttgcatgtgttgtggcccaatcttcactatttgagcagatcaaggctcgccagtatgatgacccacacctggtggttcttcgtgaaatggtactacgaggtgatgccaaggaagttactattagaacggatggtgttctacgactcgaGGATcgtttatgtgttcctaatgtggatggactaaggaaaaagatcctggaagaggcacacagttctcgatattctattcatccaggtgctactaagatgtatcgtgacttgaggcaacattattggtggcgacgaatgaaaaaggacatagttgagtatgtagctcggtgtctaaattgtgagcaagttaaatatgagcaccagaggccaggtggcctacttcagcagatgactataccagagtggaaatgagaacgaattactatggattttgtagttgggttgccatggaccttgaggaagtttgatgcagtttgggtgattgttgacaggttgaccaagtcggcacattttattcctgttgtgactacgtatacttcagagaggttggcccagatttatattcaggagatagttcggttgcacggtgtgccaatttttatcatatcagatagaggccgtcagtttacttcacatttctggagagcagtacagagtgagttagggacccgtgtagagctcagcacagcctttcatccgcagaccgatggacagtcagagaggacaattcagattttggaggatatgctcagggcatgtgtgattgactttggaggtcagtgggatcgtttcctacctttggtcgagtttgcttataataacagttaccaatccagcatcgagatggctccatttgaggctttatatggtcggcgatgtcgttcacctatcggatggtttgagccaggtgaggctaagttatatggtactgatttggtaagggatgccttggaaaaggtaaagttgattcaggagcgacttcgtatagcacagtaccgacaaaagagttatgcggatcagaaagcgcgtgatatatcatttatggtaggtgaaaaagttctcttgaaggtttcaccgatgaagggaattatgagattcaggaagaagggcaagttgagcccaagttttataggcctatttgaggtgttgaaacgagttggggaggttgcttatgagcttgccttgcctcccagcctatcgggagttcatccgattttttacgtatctatgctccagaagtatcataccgacctatcacatatgttagacttcagcacagttcagttagataatagcttgggttatgaagaggagccaattgccattgttgataaacaggttcgccaattgagatcccagaggatttctacagtaaaggtccagtggaagggccaaccagtcgaagaagcgacttgggagaccgaggaaaacatgcggagcagacatccagacttattcagcacttcaggtataattctaaacccgttcgaggacgaacgtttgtttaagaggtggagaatgtaatgacccaactggtcattttaacttttagaaccccgttccctaaaataaaactttccgtaggtgcttgtaatgatttatgacttgcggggatggttgattcgggatttagaagtgtttgaggtgaaaccggaacacttggttccttaagttggctttaaagtgctaagtttgacttcggtcaacattttgagaaaacgaccccggaatagaattttgatgattccaacagctccgtatggtgattttggacttaggagcatgatcgaaattttatttggaagtccgtagtgaaattatgcttaaaatggctaaaataagaatttaaaagtttgaaagtttgaccggggagttgactttttgataccggagtcggaatccagttctgaaaaatttttatagctccattatgtaatttatgacttgtgtgtaaagtttgacgtcaatcggagttgatttgatgggttccgacatcgaatgtagaagttgaaaactcttagtttcattaagcttgaattggggtatgctTCATGGTttaagcgttgtttgatgtgatttagaggttcgactaagttcgtatgatgttttaggacttgttggtatatttggttgaggtcccgagggcctcgggtgagtttcggatggttaacggatcaaaagttggacttaaagagctgctgcaattttcccttctgctgtatattctaggctgtgatcgaacccagatatcgagcccacgatcgaggcctgagtcgaagccagggacgaggctcagtatcgagaGCCAtaatcgaaggcaaggctcgagggccagggtcaagacccaagatcgaacttgatcgaagCCATGACCATGTCCCTGAGACCGAGCTCCTTGAGATCGAactccttgatcgagctccctgaaatcgagctccctgagatcgagctccttgagaCCGAGCTCcttgagatcgagctccctgaaatcgagctccctgagatcgagctccctgagaccgAGCTCCttgagatcgagctccttgatcgagcttccctgatcgagctccttgatcgaactgagcagagctgtaagttataaaaataggagacattcgtcccatttgccatttttgacgaacttgagcttgagcagaggcgacttttggcagattttcaaggaaaaaatattggggtaagtgattctaactcggatttggtctacatatacaagtatatcattgttttcacaatttaattagtgttttgagattgaaatttggaaaagtttagaaatctcatagaaacgaaattttgagatttcggtatcgattcggagtcggatttgagtgaaactggtatggttggactcgtaattgaatgggttgtcggatttcataactttcgccgtattccgagatgtgggtcctgcgggcgaatttttaattaatttcgggatttttatcaaAAATGTAGTATtcccttatagaatttatttcctataatttttaatgattgtatcgaattattttggctagatttgagccagacagagttggataatcgtggaaaaggcagaattttggattaaattagagcaagacgaggtaagtctcttgtctaatcttgtgagggggaaattacctcataagtgattaaaattaaataattattgctaattgtggggggctacgtacgcacgaggtgacgagagtccgtgcgtagctactattaatgctaaagtccgggtagtttaggactcaaagcatgccttacttgtgtaaattgtattctttgatttatttatattaattgatatctatatgaatatattgcgaattgttagataaagatattaaatgatagaaatctcataggctttattgtctgtttaaatcaattaattgttaaaagaaattgttctcctcccaaattcatctcataattaatatactctccttccggaggcacatgagaaaatgtcctcctttcttgtggagcgggccgaacgcctcggcaggatagatgcatctatggatcgcgccgcacgtccctcggcagtgtacacgacactctggatcgggtcgtacatcctcgtcagaaatcgtgcttaataataataattacacgatactttaataaattattttagcTTGtcaagctaattaataaattgaaaaatccttaaaatttaataaattattattcttgcttattaaggaattaattgttactcctgtaaatgagatttaattgataaattggaaattatttgagttgaaggaatttaattaatatattgagaattgttacatttgaaggaatttgattattttcgctgattaaataaattatttgtaaattctgtaaatcatgctgatttgaatatcctaattttatttcaattattattgacccatagtgagtgtcaaagtcgaccatctcgtctctaccactttgagattaggcttgatacttactgggtacacgttgtttacgtactcatactacacttgctgcactttttgtgcagtatctgagacaggtactagtggaggacctatcatcacatacccacgtcatcccgaggcatagtggcgagctgcctttctgagccgttctgcagctaccaatgtctcttctgatatttatattctgtctattttatttcagacagtatttggagttttgtataatctactagatgctcatgcacttgtgacaccgggtcttggcacacacattggtagaaattgatattttattttcttggaataaaagtttaaccaatgtatgtttgacatattaattggcttgcctagctgtagtgttggacaccatcacaacctataggtgaaattgggtcgtgacattaactaTATACCCTTCACACCAACAGCCAGTCTAACAGTGCAAGGATCAAAAGAGACCACCCAAGTGTTCAGACGCTATATTCATAAGTTTATTACAACTTACAACCTTGTTCAACAAAATCATTCTATTCCAGAAGCTCTGATACATCAAATTAAACAGAAATATACGCTAGTAGCAAGTTTATAAGTAGCATTGACAGCTCACTTAGAACCACACACACACGTGTGATTCAACAAAATCAATAGAACCAACACACACACAAGTGTTTTTAGAAAAGGCTTCAGCATGTTTAGAATGTTTCCTACTTACTAAAATCAGACAATTCACTGAGGGCTAACAGGCCAAAGGACAAAGAAAGGTATTTACCATCACATTCCAGAACCATCTGAGTAGCTTAGAGTTTACCTCTTATACTAACTTGGTAACGATGAGAAGCTAAGATCCAAATAATGGCAGTAACATGTGCATTGAATATAGTAGCGGATAACTCACCCTGACATTTGGTATATCCAGATCAGGTTTCTAATTACCTCTGTTTACAAAGTACAAAAGTCAAGAAAAAAAATCTTAAAATCATACTGAACGACTAAAATGTTTTTTTTTGCAGGTTCAGCGGTCTTCAATCTTCTTTGATCAGTCTGGTCAATGGTCCTCAATCTTCTTTAAACCTTTCATATCAGTCGTCTCCACCCTGCAGGAGAAAGAAACACTACTTTAGCTTCTGTAGTTTTCCTCTCTTATTAATACCTATGTGTGCAAAAGAATGATTTTGTTTGCGATAGGATTGAGGATAGAAGAAACGACGAAGAGGATATATACCGTAGAATCTGACATCCAGTTTTAAGAGAAGGTAAAGGACGGCTAATCTTTTGCCAAGATTGTAAAAGTGTACACATTTTTTGAGGTTAAAGACAATTTTAGTTTAGAAATATGAGGGTCCAAATTTTTTATTGATAAGTAAATAAATTAAGCTAACAAAAAGGGTGAACCAGTATGAAAGAGGATCTACATCAGAGGAATCCCCAAAATCTTTCCAATCATCCGCACAAGTTGGGGTATCATGTGTTATTTAGGGTTACAACTAGTGAAACCATAGGATCTAAATGTCTTTTCCTCTGCAATGTCTAGGTGGAGTAAAATGGGCTTTGACAGCAGAAAGCATAAAATTTTTCTAACATAAGAAATAGATTATTGATTATTCAGGTATATTTGAGTGATACATAAACTATTAAAGGAGACAATATCATAAACATGCACGTGCACCTCTATAGGCTCCATTTGTAAAGCACTTTGATCTTTTTAACATTTCTCCAAACAATTTTGGTCAAGCCTGAtaagaagtaataaaagaaaACTTTGTTGAACGGTTTTTTTGGTGGCACCCACCGCTGCTGGGCAAGCGGTCTCTGCACTTTAGTCTATCAGTTTTTTGGTAGCATTAACTTAAGGAGAGCATGTTTACATGGTTGTTGGCCCCTGATACTTCAAGAGCCAATGGAAGCACCCGTGATTATGTTATGAGGGACAACAAAAGGAAGTGTCAGTATCAAAGCACATCGAGTAAGCAGTCAGGTCATCTGACACCATCGCATGGTCTCATGCTTTTCCAAGTTTAATGTTTAAACTGTTCGAGATGTAAACATGGAACACCTAAAAGAGAGAACTGAAAAAGTAGATATTGactagaaataaagaaattggtAATACTAAAAAGAAGCAAATCAGAACGAAGGCaataaaaagaaggaaaaatgataGGATATCGTGTGAAGGGAATGAGGGCATAAGAAACTTACGTTGTTCCATACAGGACAATTTTTTGAACTCTTGTAAGTTCAGAATCAGATTGATTGTCCTCAATAAAAATGGTCACACTGGTCCAATAGCAATAGAAAAGATTAATTCCCATCTTACACACTACTATTGTAAAAGTATGAAGACCAGCAGATATTTGCATACCTGCGAACATTTTGAAATTTAACATACTTCAAGATAACTGGTTTTCCCTGGCAAAAGAACGAGAGTTTTGAAGAATGAATATCCAGGGAAACTTGAGAATTATACAAGCAAAACATCATTAAGTTAACACAGCCAAGAACCATAATTCATGTATCAACATTTCCTTACCTTGAGATTATCTTCAGATAAAACTGCTGTATCACTCGGAGGGTAATCACTGACATTACTGCAGAGACGTCCACCCAAATTAGCAAATATACATAGCAGATTTGGAAAAATTTCCCACAGAATAATCAGTCCAGAAAAGGTCATTAAAAGTAATGAAAGCTCAAAAAATTACCTAAATCCCATGTGCTCCTTGTTAGAAAACAGCTTCACAGTTTTAGGACCTTTAATGAGACAAATGGCATGTGTGACAACAAAGTGAAGACATCAAGCAGAACAAGTCTACCAGGAAAGATTAAGAAGACAagatttaacaaaaaaaaaaaaacggcaCCGTAATCATGGCATTGCTTTATGATACCCAAAATGCAACAGATAATCCACCTCTCTCAACTGTATACATGTTTGACACATTTCTTTCACCTAATGCCTATGAAGCCTGTGACAATTTCATCCTAAATTGCTCCTCTAACTACCCCATTAAGAAGAATAGAAAAAGGTTTAAAATGTCACTGTGCCAACTTGGTAGTTATCCTCATTATCCCTTTTGCCCCTCAGTTTCTCTCGCTTTATGATATGTTTTTATAAGACCGCTTTATGCATAATTTTGATTAAGTTTCAACAAAATTTTGTTATGCAGACACAATGGTGTGCCCGTTAACCAGTTGGTACAATATATGCTCTTGCATCATCTATCTACTAATCCGTGATTTAGAGAAAGCCAGCTCAAGAATTCATATATCTTAGACAACAAGTGTACTAGCGTAATTCTTCCATAAATGTTTTACTGAAATCATCACAGGTCATGGGATTAACATTTCATCCACCAAAGAGAACTACTTTTACTAAtcagaaagaaaattaaaaaaacaacTGTTGGCTAAATCACATAAACTTGGGGATTAAATTTGAAGGTTTGTGCAGTGATTTTTCTTCTTCGCAGCAATGAAGAAAGGTATTGAAGAAGCTCAAAAAACACTCAATTCACTCTCAGAAACCAACAAGATAGCAGAAACTGCATGAAATAACACCAAGAATCTGTACACCTTGCAAAAGATCACTGGGGGTAGAAAGAGACATTACAAATCTATTAACTACCTTCTTCCTCAGGTCCTTTGATAACAAAAGAATGCAGTTTGATAACTTGATTAAAAGGTATGTAAATCAATAGCTGCTCATCTGCATCACTCTCTAGGTTCAAGCCCTCATCTTCTCTGTAACCCTGATTTACATTCAAATAAAGTCAACACCATTATGGAAAGCAGAAGTGGATGACTTTAAAATAAACGAACTGACATTGGGGCTTACAATTGGAAAAGAATCCCCAATTGTTGAATAGCCATTGTGTCACAGATAGAAGGGTAGTAACAAATTTCATTATGGTAATAGGACTAAGAGGTTGGTCATCATTTAAGAGCAAAAGAAGCTATATCTCGTTCTTCCTTGCTCTTAGGATATATCAAATTGACTCATCCTCTAATTAAAGAACTTCTATCACAGCGCTATTCCTTACAAAGCAGGAATCAAGTGACCATGACCACTAAAGAAGACCCTTGACAAAATATGTTAAAAGATTAATGCTTGCCACTATGTTCAATAAATAAATTCAGTTGCAAACCCTCTCAATTGACTTTAGGCCAGTTAAAAAATAAGAATTAACCATCCCTGACCCTTCCATGTGTCAGCCATCTGTACATACCAAACCTAACAGACTACAAGATTAAAGAAGCAAAAGCCTATGCATCATGATATACATAAGTACAGTGAATCCAACTTCTGATATTAATCTTTTGACAAGTATAAATGTACAATTGAACAGAGAAGATCACTGGAAAAAGGATAAGCCAGACCCATTATCTACCAAGTTTTAAAGCTGAAGACAACAGATTTCTCAGTTACCCAAAAAAAGGATTTAGGAACAAAGGGTGTACAAATCACATGCTGGGCGTGTTAATTTTAGATTTATCCATCATTATACAATTCGAAAAACAAATACATCCAAGAGGAACTATAAAAATATGTTGCGCCAGCTATACAATTGTATTTACTTATAGGAATGTTAATTTTGTGTCCTTACCTTCTATTCCCTTCTATGTCCCCTTTTATTTTTGATAAggtaataaattttattgacaaaTTCTGGGCGTAAAATCCACATACAAGAGGTATACCAAAAAAGTAGAGTCCTACATAAAAATATGATTCTCTACAAACAACACAATCTTCTATACAAAGAGGAGCTTCATGGGTACATCAAATGGAGATAAGGGATAAAAGACTACTTTTCAATTGTACAAAATTCATCTCTATTCCTTCAAATTCTCCTACTATTACTTTTCTATGTCCTTTTCCCCAAGTAACTAGAATGTTAGCGCTCTAACTCa contains:
- the LOC104113272 gene encoding PITH domain-containing protein At3g04780 produces the protein MSAESASAIPKGQVDLLDFIDWSGVECLNQNSSHSISNALKQGYREDEGLNLESDADEQLLIYIPFNQVIKLHSFVIKGPEEEGPKTVKLFSNKEHMGFSNVSDYPPSDTAVLSEDNLKGKPVILKYVKFQNVRSVTIFIEDNQSDSELTRVQKIVLYGTTVETTDMKGLKKIEDH